The Mucilaginibacter gracilis genomic interval ATACTTGATTAAGGGCGAGGTGGCCGAGGCGGTAAAACGCGGTGTGGTGCCGGTGGCCGGTGTAAAACAACCCTACGGCGATGATGCACAGCCCGGTGTCTGCGTGTAAATCGGGGCCACCTTGGTTTGCCTATGTGGATATTGGGCCTTGGCGGTGGGCCATGCGGGTGCGGCGGTAACTTAATTTGTGCGCCCGCACTAAAAGCCATAGTGGCAATTAATACAAAAATTAGTAATTTAACGGTTTTCATTGCGTAAGCTTTTTGTTTAACTAAATTATAACTCCACGCTACTGTTAATGTTTCAATTAAGTTTTGTTTAAGTGTTTAAACACATCGCACATCCGCAAGCGGCGCCCCTTTTGAGGTAATTAGTTACCGGTAGCTTTATCGGCCTTTTTGCTTACTGCTTCAATAAAATTAAAACCATAAGCCCTTTTTAACAGTATATACTATGTGCTTAAATATTGATATGAAATTTACTATTATTTTACCCGTAGTGCATTATCAGACTAAATTTATTTTAATGTGATTCATGTTCCTTTTAAAGATAAATTTGTTGAGGTATTGAATGGTGGTCAGGGCAGTTATTTTACTTAACGTCCTTGTCTTAAACCCCTCAAAAGTTTTGGCATAATTTCTTCTGATCATAAACTGATCGCACAGTTGCGAAAATAGCGTTTCAATCCTTTTCCTTGATTTTTTGAATAGGTATGGATACGGTTTGAATTTCTTTTGATTGTTTCTCATCGGGGTTTCCAATCTAATGTTTACAGATTCAAAAAGATTGACCTGTACCTCTGCGGACAAATAGCCTTTGTCTCCAAGTAGCACGCAATCAGTCATTTGTTGTTGTATATCTTTCAGGTAATGTATGTCATGTACGGAAGCAGGGCTTAGGTCAAAGTTCTCAAAAACACCATCTACTGAACAAACTGCATGCAGTTTGTATCCATAATACCTCGAACTTTGCGCAGCACAAAAACCATGGTTTGGAAAAGCGTATTCCTGTTCTTTGCAGATTTTACTTCTTGCTGCACGGGCATTTTTACATACCTCTAAAGGCATTGAATCGACAATGAAACAGTCCTGGACAGCGTTCAGTTTCTGAACAAGCTTTTTTCTCACCTCATTTATGTGCGGGAACAATTTTCTTTTTCTCTTATTGTAAACACTTCGTTCGATCAAGATATCAAGCGGGGTACCTTTCAGGTTTCTAAATAACTGATATTCAGAATCTATTCCACAATATTCAGCGGTCAAATTTAACGTAATTAACTCTAAATCAGACAGTCTTGGCCTTACTGGTTTGTAATAAAAGTCCTCTTTTATTGACAGTTTCCTAAACTCTTCTAAAATAAAAGTGTAATTTTGAATCAAGTTGTTCATGTTTGTAATTGATTGTCAGTCAATACAATATACCATTTATTGGCGAAATGAACAACTTTCTTTATAATGCACTACGGGTATTATTTTATTATTTACATTAAAGGCTACACCCGTATTAGCGCAAAGCCAACTGGTTGAGCAGCAAATTAAAGTTAACGGCATAAAGCGCGATTTTACAATGTATTTGCCCGATAATGCTACCGAAAACATGCCCGTAGTTATTTCGCTTCACGGCGGTTTCGCCAGCCCGAAGGGGCAGTTTAGATTGGCTAATTTTAGGCCCGTTGCCGATCGCGAAAGATTTATTGTAGTTTGCCCGGCCTCAAAGCATGGTTGGCAGGATGGTAAAAACGTAAAAAGGATAGACGATGTTAAATTTATTGATGAGTTGATTACTTATCTGGTTTACAATTATCACGTTAACGCCAACCGCATTTATGTAACAGGCATATCAAAAGGAGGCTTTATGGCGGCCAGGTTAGCTTGCCAACTCGGTAATAAAATAGCAGCAGTTGCCATTGTTGCCGCCACGTTAAACACCAACGAAGGTTATGCGCCGCAATACCCAATGCCCATCATGTTTATTCACGGCACTAAAGACCCTATTGTGCCTTATAAAGGAGGCAATCTTTTCGGACGATCTATTTACTCGCACCCCGATATTATTAAAAAATGGGTTCTGCTTGATAACTGCAACCCCAAGCCGGTAATAACCACCATGCCCGATACCGCCAAAGATGGCACCAGTATTGTAAAAGAAGAATATACAAACGCCGTTACAGGTATGCAGGTTATTGGCTATACGGTTAATAATGGCGGCCACACCTGGCCCGGCGGCTGGCAATATTTGCCCGGTTTTATTATTGGCAAAACCAGTAAAAATTTAAATGCTTGCGAAGCCATATGGGCATTCTTTAAATTATATCAGTTGGGTAATTAATTTATCGGTTTCTATAAATCCGGGTTCGCGCATTTTTTGTTTATTTGCTGTGTGGGCAAACAATTGCCAAGCCGTTTTATTATCAATACCAGCATGACTTTTAACGAAACAGCATTTCCAACAGCCCAAAGCACACTCCAAACACAAAAGCTGCGGCAATTGCTGGTTTATTTAAAGCAAAATTCGCCGTTTTACCAACAGTTATTTAAGCAACACAACGTTGATATTGACAGCATCAAAACACTGGCCGATTTAAGCACCCTGCCCTTTACCACTAAAGAAGATTTACAGCAGCGCAATAACGATTTTTTGTGCGTTAGCCGCGATAAAATTATTGAATACGCCTCAACATCGGGCACGCTGGGCAGCCCGGTTACCATAGCCTTAACAGATAACGATCTGGATCGCCTGGCTGTAAACGAGTATCATTCGTTTGCGTGCGCAGATGGCTCCGCTACTGATGTTTACCAGTTGATGCTTACTTTAGACAGGCAATTTATGGCCGGCATAGCCTACTATTCGGGTTTGCGTAAAATGGGGGCAGGCATTGTCCGCCTGGGCCCGGGCGTACCATCCCTGCAATGGGAAACCATCCAAAGGCTCAAGCCAACGGCAATTGTAGGCGTGCCATCGTTTATTTTAAAGTTAATCCAATTTGCTCATGCCCATGGCATTGATGTTAATCAATCGTCGGTAAAAAAAGCAATTTGCATAGGCGAAAACATCCGCAATACCGATTTTTCATACAACATATTAGGAAAAAGGATAACCGAGGCCTGGGATATACAACTTTACTCAACCTACGCCTCAACCGAAATGCAAACCGCTTTTACCGAGTGCTGCGCAAGGCAAGGTGGCCATTTACAACCCGATTTATTGATAGTTGAACTTTTAGACGATGATAACCAGCCAGTTTTACCCCATGTGCCCGGCGAAGTAACTATTACCACTTTAGGCGTTGAAGGTATGCCACTGCTACGTTATAAAACCGGTGATATATGCATGTATGACGACGACACCTGTACCTGTGGCCGCAATACCTTGCGCTTATCGCCAATTATTGGCCGTAAAAAGCAAATGATTAAGTTTAAAGGCACCACGCTTTACCCACCGGCTATGTTTGATTTGCTGAATGAAATTGAAGAGGTGATTGACTTTGTAGTTGAAGTATATTGCAACGACATTGGTTTAGACGAGGTGATTTTGCACTTATTACCCGCAGAACACACCGAAGCCGCCGACCGCAAAATACGTGCTTACTTACAAGCCCGATTGCGTGTAAGCCCCGGCATAAAATACGTTTCGCTGGCCGAGATACAAAAAATGCAGTTTCCGGAAGCAAGCCGAAAGGCGATCAAGTTTATTGATAAAAGAGTTTAGGTAAATATTTTAGTGTATTTGTTTGCGAGGGTTTATATTTGCCCATTAAGCCCAATATTGGTTATCCCAACCGTACCCGATTGGGATGACAAAGTTTTAATATAAAAATTTAGTATTCGCCTATGATTTCTGTTGGACAGGATGTTCTTTCTTTAGCCGATTTTTCAAACCTGGTATTCAACGGAAAATCAGTTAATCTGCCCCAGTCTGCTTTAAATAAGGTAGATACCAATTTTAAATTTTTGCAGCAATTTTCGTCAAATAAACTCATTTACGGCATCAATACCGGTTTTGGCCCCATGGCGCAATACAAAGTGAGCGAAGATAATTTGCTGCAACTCCAATATAACCTTATCCGCAGCCACAGCTCGGGCAACGGGGCTTTGCTTAAGCCCACCCTGGTAAAAGCGTTAATGATAGCCCGGCTTAACAGCATGATGCAGGCGTTCTCGGGCATACATACCGATGTTGTGCTATTGCTGCAACAGCTTATCAATAAAAACGTTACGCCCTGTATTTATGAACATGGAGGCGTAGGTGCCAGTGGCGATTTGGTTCAACTGGCTCACTTAGGTTTAGTGCTAATAGGCGAGGGCGAGGTATTATACAATGGCGGCAAATACCCCACTATCCAAATTTATAACCAACTTGGCATCAAGCCGCTCACCATTCATGTACGCGAAGGTTTGGCTATTATAAACGGCACTTCGGCCATGACGGGTATTGGAATGGTGAATGTGATACAGGCACAAAAGTTATTGGGTTGGGCAGCCATGCTGTCGGCCATGACTAACGAGGTTGTTGAAGCCTATGACGATCATTTTTCGCACGAACTTAATATTGTTAAGCACCACAAGGGGCAAAATAAAATTGCTGCCATGCTGCGTAATATTCTTACAGGCAGTAAAATGATCCGCAACCGGTCCGATCATTTATATCAGCCGGATAATATAGGGCACGATGTTTTTGAGGATAAGGTACAGGAGTACTATTCGTTACGTTGTGTAACCCAGGTTTTGGGGCCAATTTACGATACCATAGCAAATGCCGAAACCGTTTTAGTTAACGAATTAAACTCGGTTAATGATAACCCGGTGATTGACCACGTAAACCAAAATGTATTTCATGGTGGCAACTTCCATGGCGATTATGTATCGCTCGAGATGGATAAGCTAAAAATAGCCATCACCAAATTATCAATGCTATCCGAGCGGCAGCTAAATTATTTGATGAATGATAAGCTCAACAAAAAGTTTCCGCCGTTTTTAAATTTGGGGGTATTGGGCTTAAACTTTGGCATGCAAGGCATGCAGTTTACAGCCACATCCACAGTGGCCGAAAATCAAACGCTTTCGTTCCCTATGTATGTACACAGCATCCCTAACAATAATGATAACCAGGATATTGTAAGTATGGGTTGCAACGCCGCTTTAATGACCGGGCGCGTTATTGATAATGCCTTTGCAGTTTTGAGCATACAATTAATGAGCCTTTTGCAAGCGGTTGATTATTTAGAATGCCAAACCAAACTGGCACCGCATACGCTTAACCTGTACAATAAAATGCGTGCCATATTCCCTAAATTTATTCAGGATCAGCCTAAATATAAAGACCTCGAAAACGTAAAAAACTTTTTGGAGGTAAACGAGGCTGCTATCTCATTTAATTCGTAATTGTTATGAAATGCGCTTTAGTTACCGGCGGATCGCGAGGAATTGGCAGAGCAATTTGTGTAAAGCTTTCGGCAATGGGCTACCATGTTTTAATCAACTATAAAAGTAATGCTACAGAAGCCGGCGTTACACTTTCTACTGTAACCAATAGCGGCGGCAGCGCAGATACGTTACAGTTTGATGTATCCAACAAAGTTGAGATAAAGCAAACCCTGGGCAACTGGATAACTGCAAACCCCGATAAACACATTGAGGTACTTGTTAACAATGCAGGTATTAAGGACGATAGCCTGATGCTTTGGATGAAAGATGAGCAATGGGATAGCGTAGTAAAAACCAGCCTCGATAGTTTTTTTTACGTAACCCGCCTGGTTTTAGATGATATGCTTATGCAGCGCTATGGCCGTATCATCAACATCGTATCGTTATCCGGCCTTAAAGGGTTACCGGGCCAAACCAATTACTCGGCAGCTAAGGCCGGCGTTATTGGCGCAACAAAAGCCCTTGCACAAGAGGTTGGCCGCCAAAATATCACCGTAAACTGCATAGCCCCCGGCTTTATAAAAACGGATATGACCGAAGGCCTTGATGAACGCGAGTTAAGAAAACTAATTCCCGCAAACCGTTTCGGCACGGTAGAGGAGGTGGCCCACGCAGCAGGCTTTTTAGCTTCGGCACAAGCTGCATACATAACCGGGCAGGTACTATCTGTTAACGGTGGTTTGTATTCGTAATTAAATAGTTACAACAAATAACAACATCGGTTTCATAATGCCGACAGCGCATTTGCGTGTGGCTTATCGGCCTTGGCACAGATCAAAATATATTTTGTAATATCCCAACAACCGTTGTTTTTATCGGGTTAGTTACGCTTGTAACCAATCATTCAATTGCAGCCAAAACAACTTAACTTTTGTGTTGTTATATCAATACGCCGTTAAAAGGAGTTAAAAAGGAATGAATATATCTGAACTAAAAACTATTGCAGGGAACCTCATGGCTGGTGATAAGGGTTTGTTGGCAATGGACGAAAGTACAGCCACGTGCAACAAACGCTTTGAAGAGCTGGGCATCCCGCAAACCGAAGAATACCGCCGCAAATATCGCGAACTTATAGTTACCACACCCCGGTTGGAAGAATGTATTAATGGCGCAATATTGTTTGATGAAACCATTAGGCAAACTACCGCCGATGGTGTTAGATTTATAGATATACTGAAGGAAAAAGGCATCATCCCCGGCATTAAAGTAGATGAGGGAACCATACCAATGGCCGGTTTCCCGGGAGAAAAATTAACCGAAGGTTTAGATGGCCTTAGCAAGCGTTTAGCCGAGTACTATAAAATGGGGGCAAGGTTTGCTAAGTGGTGCGCTGTTTTTACCATAGGTGCCAATACACCTTCAAGCACTTGTATAAAAGCTAATGCCTATTTATTGGCACGCTATGCGGCGCTTTGCCAGGAAGCCGGATTGGTACCTATTGTAGAGCCCGAAGTAATTATGGATGGCGACCATTCGTTAGAATTATGCGGGGAAGTAACTACCGAAGTGTTACATGCCGTTTTTAACGCCCTGTATCAGCACAAGGTTGATTTGGGAGGGATGATATTAAAACCTAACATGATATTACCCGGCACCCAAAACTCCTACCAAAGTAATACCGAAGAAATTGCTACGGCTACTGTAAATTGCTTTATGCGCTGCGTGCCCGCATCTGTTCCGGGAGTGGCGTTTTTATCGGGCGGGCAACCTGGCGTTTTGGCCTCCGAACGGTTAAATATGATGCATAAAAAGTTTGACGAGGCAATGCCCTGGGCACTTACATTTTCGTTTTCGCGCGCAATACAACAACCTGCTTTAGAATACTGGAGAGGCAAGGATGAAAACATTGAAGTTGCCCAGCAAATGCTGTTTCATCGCGCAGCATGTAATAAAGCCGCAAGGCGGGGCGATTATACAGTGGAAATGGAAAAGGCAAGCGAAAAAGAATGGGCTCATTTCGATTAAAACGTTTAGGGGTTATTATGGAGCCCGAAGCGGGTAACCCACTGGAAATTGAAGGTGTACTAAACCCGGCGGTGGTACGCGGGCCCAATGGCGACTTGTATTTATTTGCGCGCATGGTAGCCAAAAACAACTATTCGCGCATTGGCATAGCCAAAGTTAAATTTAACAAAGCCGGCGATCCGGTTGGTGTTGAGCGTTCAGGAATTGCACTTGAACCAGAGGCTGATTACGAAAAACGTCCAGACGGAGGCGGCGGTTGCGAAGACCCGCGGATAACTTACGTAGAGCCGTTAAAGCACTACATTATGAGTTATACGGCATTCTCGCCTGACGGGCCGCGTATTGCATTGGCACAATCGACAGATTTATTGCATTGGGAACGCTTGGGTTTAGCAACATACTCGCCTTACGAAAATATAGAATTTAACGGCATCAACAACAAAGACGCCTGCATGTTTCCCACGGTAATTCAAAGCCCGCACGGGCAGCAGGCTATGGCCATGCTGCACCGTCCGCTTTTTCCGGGCACAAGGCCCGAGGAAACAATTCGCTACCCGTTAGATCGCGAAATTAGAGAACATCACGAGTGTATTTGGATCTCTTACTCGCATCTCCAATCGGCAAACCATCTCTATCGTCACTTGCCTAAGTTTGTATCTAACAGGCCCTTGGCTACCCCGGTAGCGGGTTGGGAACGGCTTAAAATAGGAGCAGGAACACCGCCAATATTAACCAGGCACGGTTGGATGATACTTTACCATGGCGTACATCAACTGGAAGGCGATAAACTATCCTACTCGGCTGGTGTAATGATACTGGCCGAAAAAGAGCCATCTAAAATACTTTACCGTTCGGCACAACCCATTTTAAGTCCAACTTTGCCCGAAGAAAAAATTGGTGCCATTGCCAACGTTGTTTTCCCAACGGGGATAGATTGCAGGCACGATATAGGCCAGCCCGATGCGTTTGATGTGTATTACGGCATGGCCGATAACCGGATAGGAGTGGCCCGACTGGAAATACCAAAAAAATTACGCTTAAAATAGAAAACTTTATTTTAAGTTAATGGTTAACTATTAAAATTGTGTTGCTTATGGTACTTGAAGAAGCCTTTGACAATTTAGTATTAACCAGCCATGCCTGGTACGAGTTAATTGGGATGAACCGCGCCCAGGGAAACGCGCTATCGCGAGCTTTTAGAGAAAACGGAAGCCGCGCCGCCGATATTGAAGCCCTTTTTAAAGCCTACGAAACCAAATTTATAGCAATGGTACCACGCGTAAGGTTCAAAAAAGCAAAAAGCTAATTTACCCCAAAATAACGCCTTGAGAGTTGTTTTGCTATCCGCAAGGCATGTGTTTTTTTGATAAAGGTTGTTGTTGAGTATTCATATATCCTTTTCGAGATAGGTTTTTACCTCTGGCTATATAGCCTTGTAATGGGTACATAAATATCAATACAACAAGTAAAGGTGGTATAATTAGTGCAAATACCACATTAGGTTTTAATCATTAATAAACATCAGGTTTTTGGTTAAAACGCTTTAAGCATGGTACCGGTACCGTCAACATTCAAAACATGCTCAACGCCGCATTTAAGGGCGAAGTTGTTGCGTTGGTGCCCTACCGGGAAATCAAAACAAACGGGGTAATTGTACTCTTTAACCTTTTCGGTTACAATTTGATAAATGGTTTTGCCAAATTCATCGCCAGTTGTATCGGGTTTTGTTTTAAAGCCACCAATAACCAACCCGGCAAGGTTAGATAGCTTTCCGCTGCGTTTAAGGTTCCAAAACATACGGTCAATATTATACAGGTATTCGTCGGTATCTTCCAGAAACAAAATTTTGTTCCTGGTTTCAATATCCGATTTTGTAGCCGCCAGGTTTGCTATAATGCTAAGGTTACCACCTATTAATTTACCTTTTGCATTGCCATTTCGGTTATAACTGCATGCCGGGGTGGCATAGGTTAAGCTTTCCCCGGTGAGTGCCTGCTTTATTGATAAAATGGTAGATACCTGTACGGGCTCTGCCTTTGCCCAATCATCGGGAAAGCTGTTACACATTTTTGAGTGCAGTGTAGCAATACCAAAGTTTTGGTTAATATGGCAGTGTAAAACGGTAATATCGCTAAAGCCGATTACCCATTTTGGCCGCGACTTAAAAGCGCGGAAATTGAGCCTGTCAATTATCCGCACAGCTCCGTAACCGCCCCGGGCGCACATAATGGCTTTAATGTTAGGGTCATCCAACATCGTTTGCAACTCTGCGGCCCGCTCATCGTCTGTTCCGCCATAAGTAAAGTCCTTTTTACCTACTGTAGTGCCAACTTCTACCTTAAATCCCCAACTCTCCATTAACTGAACAGCGGGCTGAATTTCGGCCAGACTAATATAACTTGCCGGGCTGGTGATGCCAATGGTGTCGCCAGGTATTAAATAGGGGGGCACCTTATGTTTTCGGTTGCTAAAATTTTCTTTTTCGGCAGGTGCGGCCCAGGTATCAAAGGTTGATAACGCCGCAGTGGCAGTGGCTAACGAAGAAATAAAGTATTTACGGTTCATTAATATTTTGAATAAAGGACAATTTAACCTGGTTTAGATAAGCCTCATCCGGCCTTTAAAACATCAACAATTAAATCACTTTCGTAACCGCGGCTCATAGCATATTGCTGTAATTTATAGCGGAGTTTATAACTATCGCGCTCGTTCATGGTTGCTTCTTTCTTTTTAATAATTTGAGTTAGCCTATTCAAATACTCATCACCATCAATTTCTTTCAGGGCTTTTTGTATCAGTTTATCGGGCACCTGCTTAAATTTAAGGCCCTGTTTAATTTTAATCCTTCCCCAGCTATTTTGGTTAAACTTCCCGTTTACATAAGCGCGGGCAAAGCGTTCTTCGTTTAAAAAGTTGTTCTCTATCAGGTTGCCAATAATTTGTTCCACATCGCTCGGGTACAAACCCCAATCGTATAGTTTATTACGAACATCTTGTTGGGCGCGTTCCTGGTAAGCGCAGTATTGCTCTGCTTTGGTAAGGCCAACTTTAGGGTCGGTAATTTTTTTTGCAGAACGTTCAATTTCCATTAAACCAAAATTCGTTAAAATTCTTCTATTGGTATAAATATCTTGAAATTAGCACCATGCTTGGCAACCAATACTCCATCAGCAATATTCAGCAAATTACAGGCGCAACGGGCACAATTGCGCACAATGTAACCGTCATCAATTTAATTACCGATAGCCGCAAAATAAACAATCCGGGCGCATCACTATTTTTTGCGTTAAGTGGCCGCCGAGATGGTCACGATTATATTCCCGAAGTATATAAAGCAGGCGTGCGTAATTTTGTAATATCAAAACCACCAGCAAAAGCCGAATCATTTCCGGATGCCAATTTTTTATTAGTTGCCGATGTATTAACAGCCTTACAGCAACTGGCCGCATATCACCGCGCCAAATTTGATGCTTTAGAGGTAATTGGTATTACGGGCAGCAATGGAAAAACCATAGTTAAAGAATGGTTGTACCAGTTAATGTGCCCCGATAAAAAAATAGTACGCAACCCTAAAAGCTATAACTCGCAAATTGGAGTGGCACTATCTGTTTGGCAAATTGATGCACAGTATAACCTGGGTATATTTGAGGCCGGGATATCAACAGTTGGCGAAATGGAAAAGCTTGAGCCGATGATAAAGCCAACTATTGGCGTATTAACACACATGGGTTCGGCGCACGATGAAGGTTTTGCCAATGCCGAGCAAAAATTGGAAGAAAAGCTTAAACTTTTTACAAACTGCCAAACCGTAATTTACCATTACGATACCTTAATTAAATACAAAGCCCAGGTGCCTGGCAAAACTAATTTTTGCTGGAGCCGTAATTTTAGAGAGGCTGACTTGCACGTTTTTAGCGAAACCATTATAGCCAATAAGTACTATTTACGTGGCACGTATAAAAGTAAAGAAATTGAGTGCCTGGTGCCCTTTATTGATGCGGCATCGGTTGAAAACGCAATTTTTTGCTGGGCAACCATGCTGGCGCTGGGCTATGATGCACAAATATGCGATGACCGTTTGGAGAAGCTGGTAACGGTATCGATGCGGATGGAATTGAAGCAGGGGATAAACAATTGCTCTATTATTGACGACTCGTATAACTCCGACACCCAATCGTTAGAAATAGCACTCGATTTTTTGAATCAGCAAAACCAGCATCAAACCCGCACATTAATCCTTTCGGATATTTTTCAATCCGGGTTAGAGCATAATGTTTTATACAAGCAGGTGGCACAACTTGTAGCGCAAAAACAGGTAGATAAATTTATAGGTGTCGGCAAAGCACTATCGGCACATCAGGC includes:
- the fabG gene encoding 3-oxoacyl-ACP reductase FabG; amino-acid sequence: MKCALVTGGSRGIGRAICVKLSAMGYHVLINYKSNATEAGVTLSTVTNSGGSADTLQFDVSNKVEIKQTLGNWITANPDKHIEVLVNNAGIKDDSLMLWMKDEQWDSVVKTSLDSFFYVTRLVLDDMLMQRYGRIINIVSLSGLKGLPGQTNYSAAKAGVIGATKALAQEVGRQNITVNCIAPGFIKTDMTEGLDERELRKLIPANRFGTVEEVAHAAGFLASAQAAYITGQVLSVNGGLYS
- a CDS encoding IS982 family transposase, with amino-acid sequence MNNLIQNYTFILEEFRKLSIKEDFYYKPVRPRLSDLELITLNLTAEYCGIDSEYQLFRNLKGTPLDILIERSVYNKRKRKLFPHINEVRKKLVQKLNAVQDCFIVDSMPLEVCKNARAARSKICKEQEYAFPNHGFCAAQSSRYYGYKLHAVCSVDGVFENFDLSPASVHDIHYLKDIQQQMTDCVLLGDKGYLSAEVQVNLFESVNIRLETPMRNNQKKFKPYPYLFKKSRKRIETLFSQLCDQFMIRRNYAKTFEGFKTRTLSKITALTTIQYLNKFIFKRNMNHIKINLV
- a CDS encoding class I fructose-bisphosphate aldolase, translated to MNISELKTIAGNLMAGDKGLLAMDESTATCNKRFEELGIPQTEEYRRKYRELIVTTPRLEECINGAILFDETIRQTTADGVRFIDILKEKGIIPGIKVDEGTIPMAGFPGEKLTEGLDGLSKRLAEYYKMGARFAKWCAVFTIGANTPSSTCIKANAYLLARYAALCQEAGLVPIVEPEVIMDGDHSLELCGEVTTEVLHAVFNALYQHKVDLGGMILKPNMILPGTQNSYQSNTEEIATATVNCFMRCVPASVPGVAFLSGGQPGVLASERLNMMHKKFDEAMPWALTFSFSRAIQQPALEYWRGKDENIEVAQQMLFHRAACNKAARRGDYTVEMEKASEKEWAHFD
- a CDS encoding S66 peptidase family protein; amino-acid sequence: MNRKYFISSLATATAALSTFDTWAAPAEKENFSNRKHKVPPYLIPGDTIGITSPASYISLAEIQPAVQLMESWGFKVEVGTTVGKKDFTYGGTDDERAAELQTMLDDPNIKAIMCARGGYGAVRIIDRLNFRAFKSRPKWVIGFSDITVLHCHINQNFGIATLHSKMCNSFPDDWAKAEPVQVSTILSIKQALTGESLTYATPACSYNRNGNAKGKLIGGNLSIIANLAATKSDIETRNKILFLEDTDEYLYNIDRMFWNLKRSGKLSNLAGLVIGGFKTKPDTTGDEFGKTIYQIVTEKVKEYNYPVCFDFPVGHQRNNFALKCGVEHVLNVDGTGTMLKAF
- a CDS encoding regulatory protein RecX, which codes for MEIERSAKKITDPKVGLTKAEQYCAYQERAQQDVRNKLYDWGLYPSDVEQIIGNLIENNFLNEERFARAYVNGKFNQNSWGRIKIKQGLKFKQVPDKLIQKALKEIDGDEYLNRLTQIIKKKEATMNERDSYKLRYKLQQYAMSRGYESDLIVDVLKAG
- a CDS encoding alpha/beta hydrolase family esterase, whose translation is MKRDFTMYLPDNATENMPVVISLHGGFASPKGQFRLANFRPVADRERFIVVCPASKHGWQDGKNVKRIDDVKFIDELITYLVYNYHVNANRIYVTGISKGGFMAARLACQLGNKIAAVAIVAATLNTNEGYAPQYPMPIMFIHGTKDPIVPYKGGNLFGRSIYSHPDIIKKWVLLDNCNPKPVITTMPDTAKDGTSIVKEEYTNAVTGMQVIGYTVNNGGHTWPGGWQYLPGFIIGKTSKNLNACEAIWAFFKLYQLGN
- a CDS encoding HAL/PAL/TAL family ammonia-lyase, translated to MISVGQDVLSLADFSNLVFNGKSVNLPQSALNKVDTNFKFLQQFSSNKLIYGINTGFGPMAQYKVSEDNLLQLQYNLIRSHSSGNGALLKPTLVKALMIARLNSMMQAFSGIHTDVVLLLQQLINKNVTPCIYEHGGVGASGDLVQLAHLGLVLIGEGEVLYNGGKYPTIQIYNQLGIKPLTIHVREGLAIINGTSAMTGIGMVNVIQAQKLLGWAAMLSAMTNEVVEAYDDHFSHELNIVKHHKGQNKIAAMLRNILTGSKMIRNRSDHLYQPDNIGHDVFEDKVQEYYSLRCVTQVLGPIYDTIANAETVLVNELNSVNDNPVIDHVNQNVFHGGNFHGDYVSLEMDKLKIAITKLSMLSERQLNYLMNDKLNKKFPPFLNLGVLGLNFGMQGMQFTATSTVAENQTLSFPMYVHSIPNNNDNQDIVSMGCNAALMTGRVIDNAFAVLSIQLMSLLQAVDYLECQTKLAPHTLNLYNKMRAIFPKFIQDQPKYKDLENVKNFLEVNEAAISFNS
- a CDS encoding glycoside hydrolase family 130 protein → MGSFRLKRLGVIMEPEAGNPLEIEGVLNPAVVRGPNGDLYLFARMVAKNNYSRIGIAKVKFNKAGDPVGVERSGIALEPEADYEKRPDGGGGCEDPRITYVEPLKHYIMSYTAFSPDGPRIALAQSTDLLHWERLGLATYSPYENIEFNGINNKDACMFPTVIQSPHGQQAMAMLHRPLFPGTRPEETIRYPLDREIREHHECIWISYSHLQSANHLYRHLPKFVSNRPLATPVAGWERLKIGAGTPPILTRHGWMILYHGVHQLEGDKLSYSAGVMILAEKEPSKILYRSAQPILSPTLPEEKIGAIANVVFPTGIDCRHDIGQPDAFDVYYGMADNRIGVARLEIPKKLRLK
- a CDS encoding phenylacetate--CoA ligase family protein gives rise to the protein MTFNETAFPTAQSTLQTQKLRQLLVYLKQNSPFYQQLFKQHNVDIDSIKTLADLSTLPFTTKEDLQQRNNDFLCVSRDKIIEYASTSGTLGSPVTIALTDNDLDRLAVNEYHSFACADGSATDVYQLMLTLDRQFMAGIAYYSGLRKMGAGIVRLGPGVPSLQWETIQRLKPTAIVGVPSFILKLIQFAHAHGIDVNQSSVKKAICIGENIRNTDFSYNILGKRITEAWDIQLYSTYASTEMQTAFTECCARQGGHLQPDLLIVELLDDDNQPVLPHVPGEVTITTLGVEGMPLLRYKTGDICMYDDDTCTCGRNTLRLSPIIGRKKQMIKFKGTTLYPPAMFDLLNEIEEVIDFVVEVYCNDIGLDEVILHLLPAEHTEAADRKIRAYLQARLRVSPGIKYVSLAEIQKMQFPEASRKAIKFIDKRV